The nucleotide sequence tatcatGATTAAATTGGCAAATTTCTAGAGCTGGATGTGAAAATGGCGGCAAAGGGAAAATTTCAgttctattatatatttttacttGTGGTATACatcagactgtaagatacgttgtgtacCACCGCCCACACCAGTCTCCTCTCTCCCAATCTCTCAATGTCTAGCTTTAAATTAACTTAAAAGTCCGACGTCAATGTAATTTTAACTCCTTCCATTATGTACCTATCTGTGATTGGATGCAACCAGCTCTGGTTGGAAACACTAGAAAGAGTCTACTTCAATACAGACGTGAGAGTGGTTGACATGTGTGATGGCGCCATGTcacgtaccttacagactaaattcagataaaatacataaaatgtatattcatGATTCTCCTTCAAAATATAGTAACTATAATGTAAATCTAAATTTGCAAATATAAGTGTCTGTAAATGTTCATTCCTCACGATGTTGATGTTATTGGCCATCTACGTGAACACGAGCAAATATCCAgttagggatgatcgcacaatgtcgccgAAGGTCAGCAAACGTAGAACGTTCGATTGCGTCAAAACCTCCTCCCCTCCCCATAatcgaacgttcacaagtgcaacatcaaacactcatacatacaaactatgatgaaaactagGGGTTACAACActatgatcgatgtaatgtaaaaacatgattgtaaacacgtTAAAATACTaacagaaacccagcaccatatctgagtttctcacattagaagtaaatttttatcaacttatcaacatctcaaatacaaaagctgttatcattgaaggagtgcaACTTTTCCGTCGAAATTTGGCTAGAattgcgaaaatgaagttcgcttattgtattgagcttgtgtgacattttgcTATCCACCCACGGTCCCTTAGTGTGAAGAATTGTTACATCGTGGTTTCAGCGTACTTCATTCGACTAGTCCCAGAAGCTTGTGTTTGTGTTGCCTGGAACAGAAAGAAGACACAGTCTGAAGTTTGAGTGAagtatacaaattaaatgaaataatcacaTTTCATGAATAAGTTCAAATGTACTCatttcatacatgtaatgaaatgtacgtttttcataaataaataaatgaataattaaatgaataaatattaaatacaaatggaaaaataatatctttataaataaattcaagTGAAATGGACTCATTTTGTAATTGATTTGATCAATATGCGATATATGTTCCAATATTTGCTTTGGTTGATCAAGCATTACTTACTTTCACCAAGTACATTAACAAGCACCAAAATGACATGCTGTCGACATCCCTTTGTCtcgttattttcattttgcGTCAAACAGATACATTTAGTTTAGTCATATGTATGCGTGCATAACTGTGAGCTAGAAAATACCAACAAATTTCCGCCACACAAGTCCtcattttatgtattcattattGTGATAAATTATTTGTTTCAGTTTACCTGGTCAAATAAACATTGGATCATTTTGGACCTATTTCGGGCCGTTTCTTCCTTTACATTCTGTCTCTGAATAATGTCTTCTTCGCACGCTTTGGCCATTTCTAGTCTACTTTTCTCAAACTCTAGGTGGTCAGTCCATGCTACCCGACTATTTTCATCTCGAGAGTTGCTATATCGGATTCCTTGGAGTACCTTGAAAAAAGTTGGTTTGGGGAAATCGTCAAGTTTCTACATGGTCTATTCTTTAAAGATGGGTCATTAGGCATAAATGAAAAAGTGTTGGATTTAACAAATTGGATAGGTAAGTTGaattttttaattcaaaattttattatttctttattacttcgacccaaagacaagatactcgttggtaACAATACTTccgtaacagttgatgaggtgtataagaagtaaatgaagacaaatatgtGATTCAGAAATAGACAAGTGGCAACATGCAGACTGCTGAAATGAAAATCTGCAGGGAAACTGTAAATTGTCACAATTTTACCATGTAACAAATCAGAGTTGGCGTCTTAAACAAGGTTTGTTCAGTCGGTTTATCAGAAacgcattattttttatttggtcGTTAGTAAATCATAAACACATGTACTCCACGAAGAGAAATTACTACACCATGATGTTGTACGTCATCTTGTTTAGCAAAACATTAAGGTgaaaaaatcttgaaaaattcaaaataataataataataataataataataataataaaagtagCAGTTTTATCTTTAAAACAGAAATATAGCCTTTTATCTGTTGTGATTATCCGTGAAATGGATACATTTGGTCTTCATAAGATCGTTTAACATTGTTATATTGAGTTGGAttccaaaacaaaaaaacagaaTATGTTATCGAAAAATTGTAAGACTGgaatttgttgataaaaataattgatttttaactCACCTCAGGATTGATACAGATGAAGCCGAGTAGCAATACGGATGCCTGCAATTATTGATTACAATGTTAGTGTTCACATCTTTACTTAGTTTAAATTGTCAAATTGCAACAACTCACTATTGGCAGACTTTTACTCGAACTTATGTTATCATGGGTACTAAATGAACGCTTCGTTGAGAAAGTGATCATAACGAATTGTGAAGTATTGATGGGGAAGACTGAAATACGTTAATTGGATTTTTACttaattttagtaatttttaAACCAGTTGGGACTTTCAAAgtgcaacgcaacgcaacgcaacgtaAGGCAAGGCATGGCAATGTAACAAAAACCAGTTGATACCTACCTTACTGAAGCACAGGATAACATAGCAGTACCTTAACATAACCATATCATCGGAATCGGAGTTCGTCACAAAGCCTAAGAACCAGGTTGGTGTGAGAAGAACTATATAAATCACAGTGCATCTGGCATCCAACCTACAGAGAAATACAGCAACAGTAAGAATCAGAAATTTGACCAATACACACACCATAATTGGGTAAACTATAAATAGTgccatctatcatagagtgaaGATGACTTGCAATTTGCAGTCGGGAGAGGGGGCGATTTGTTTATccaaaaaaactacaagtttgGAAAAGTGGATTAAATGTGGTCATGTTTGTTACATTCTAACTATTATGTAATCAAGAAATAACTTATTATATCATAGACAATCATCTCTCCCTCCATTATCTATGGTTGCATcaaattatgttatgtgtaaTGGTTAAATTTATCATGAATTTTACCACAACATTTGAATCTTTACCAATACAGCTAAGGTAACTTTATGGATACACACAGATGCAGCCAACGATTGATCTTAAAAATCTGAATTCACTAGAAAAAGCATTGAGAATGTAATGAATGTATAACTTGTATGTTGACATAGTGTTTTACTTATACTGACGATTACATGAGAAAGTGAAAGCTCTTTATATGTGACCTTCCACTACAACATTTTATGACATGCCTGCACTGCCCTGGAATATCTGTGTCCGTACCCCTTTCCCCTCTCCCCATATCGACACACACCAAGCCCAGTTCCCATATCGGCACACTCCAAGCCCTCTCCCCATATCGACATACTCCCAACCCTCTCCCCATATCGACATACTCCCAACTGCCCCTTTTCCCACATCGGCACACTCCCAACTGCCCTCTTCCGCTATTGACGTACTCCCAGCCCTCTCCCTATATCAACATACTCCCACTGCCCCCTCCCCATATCGACATACTCCCAACTGTCCTCTCCACATATCGACATACTCCCAACTGACCTCTCCCCATATCGACATACTCCCAGCCCTCTCCTCATATCGACACACTCCTAACTGCCCTTTCATCAAGTTCATCTTCATCCTTTCTTCCAAATGATATTCACATTCACCACGAGATTATTCTAACGCCATGAAAAAACACTAATGAATCATAAAGTGTTGTCTGCATTGCCCCTTCCCTTACCAATTCAGCGAACATACAAACTTTATTCGCTGAAATACTGGCTACTGCATTCGCTGAAATGCTGACTGTTTTCCCCTCCCACTGACTAATAATTATACCACCCCCACGTGGAGTACATACAACTTTTTGCACATCACACGTGACTTTGTTGTGTGGTTTTCTTTGTCACTATATAATACAGGGTCATAGATCTGGACACTTACAACGTTCGCTCTTGGTCGTATTTGACACTCAAACTTCTGTATGCATCGAGTTTACAGCAAATGTATCCACACAGACCAATCGAAACCTATTCCGTAGATAAATTTTGTGAAAACAAGTACTTGTTACAAATGTGacatatcaatgtatgtatgtatgtatgtatgtatgtatgtatgtatgtatgtatgtatgtatgtatgtatgtatgtatgtatgtaagtatgtatgtatgtatgtatgtatgtatgtatgtatgtatgtatgtatgtgtgcgtgcgtgtgtgggtatgtatgtatatacgtacgtacgtacgtgtgtgtatgtgtgtgtgtatgtatgtatgtatgtatgtatgtatgtatgtatgtatgtatgtatgtatgtatgtatgtatgtatgtatgtatgaatttttgcatgtatgtgtatttgtgcgTTGATCTGTATTCATATAGTTTAAAACAAGAAAATCAAGTGATATGTGTTATTCGCGCTTTTTGCTGATGATTCCAGGAAAGGAAATCCTTTCATTTAGaaagtacttactagtatttcaaTTTATGGCTAAGTGAGTGTGCTATAACACCTATGGTTGATTGACCTCGCCTTAGAGTAGGAACAGGTGGCACAACATAGGTGATCGatgtaaatacaaaatttgaacCTACCACCTGAGTACATGCTGCTGGGAAGTACTGGGTTATTGCACTGACGAGTCCATCGTTCAACATCCAGCATCTATTAAAGATAGTAtttgttgacatacacacattgAATCGTATGTGGTCATACTAGGCCGACGTGCGTAACATGTATACGTACAcgcacccccaccccaccccacacatatagacagacagacagacggacagacagacagacagacatatgatTCAGTAGAAGTGTAAAATAGAACGATACACCGCAAGTTATTATAAACGATAAAGTGGGCTTATATTAGTAAGATCTAAAAAAAATCACGCGCACCAAAGAGAACCCCCAAAACTCGCCCTGAAATATAGAATAAGTGGTTCGGGTTAGGTAGTTGGGAATTACGTAAATAATGTATTCCATTGGTAATGATTCAGTAAACCTACAGACTGAGGTTTTAAGTTTTCAGTAGGTGCAATGATCTGTCATAATTTGCTGATTAGGTAAAACGACAAAAAGATATAAATCAAAAACACATCGTACCCTGTGTTCGTCTTATAAACACCATACTCAGTCATGACTGATGCAAATACCACAACCATTGGAACTATCCAACCACCGATCAAACACCATACTCTGAAAATAACGAAACATACGTCGAATGATTTCATCACTTATGACATACAAAGTACAACGTGATAAGTAGAAGTTTAGGAGTCACGTCAGACACGTAACACTTTCAAGAGACTCGCGTAGATACATGTTGTATTGCGACAGTTTTGGGGCTGTTTTCGAATGGGTTCCACGGTGTCATCATATCCTGAATCAGACCCAAGGTGTAAGAGTCGGGAAGCTTTTTTATCCTACGTCCTAAAAGACGAttaactagtacatgtaataacaatTCTCAGGTGAATGTAGCAATTCGTAAACATACCGTGTTCTTCTGCAACTCTCATACTGACAGTGTCGAACTCTCTTGTACACTTGTAGGCACTTGATCATTGACCAGAAAAAGCAACACAGGAACAAGCAGTGTGTTGCTATAGCTGTTGCAGTGCACCAAGTCTGTAAATAGAAACgggaaatattttgttgtgtttgttgttgttgttgttgttgttgttattgttgtttgtctTTTATCATTGTCTTTTGCCTTTTATCAGTGCATGAACTTATCTCTTTCGCATGCTATATTCTTACGGTGCTTCTGCTTATGTCACAGGGGGCTCAGGCTtagttatatttacaaaaacacacaaaacaaacaaactaactaccagacaaacaacaacaacaacaacaacaacatataaacaTTGACAAACATGATCGATAGGGTAATTACAATATATCaacaatgtttctatgcaacaagaattacaatatgttttccTGGATATGATACTCAATCTATTTTCTAAATAATACCACCAACATAATTACAAatagatgaaaatataaaataagggAATAGACAATCAAAACAGAGAAATCACAatgatttgtttaatttgaattttagttatttaatatatttgtgtttgatatttttgttcgtggtacatgtatgttgaataCAGTTTTCTTTTTACCGTATCAGAAACTTGCTGACTCGCAGTCAGTAGAACAGCGGTAGTTAGTACTTCTGCAATGATGATGTTGAccaatac is from Glandiceps talaboti chromosome 1, keGlaTala1.1, whole genome shotgun sequence and encodes:
- the LOC144448147 gene encoding uncharacterized protein LOC144448147, producing MVMLRYCYVILCFSKASVLLLGFICINPEVLQGIRYSNSRDENSRVAWTDHLEFEKSRLEMAKACEEDIIQRQNVKEETARNRSKMIQCLFDQATQTQASGTSRMKYAETTM